Proteins from a single region of Deltaproteobacteria bacterium HGW-Deltaproteobacteria-18:
- a CDS encoding histidine kinase, with amino-acid sequence ALNATIEAARAGEAGRGFAVVANEIKELAMQTARATEEIRGKIQGIQGATGITVSEIQQVSQVINEVDIIVGTIAAAVEEQSVTTRDIADNVGQASQGVQEVNENVSQAETVTGDIAREVTAVSAASGEIAQSAEAVQASSESLSGLARDLNAMVGKFKI; translated from the coding sequence GGCCCTCAACGCCACCATCGAGGCGGCCAGGGCCGGTGAAGCCGGGCGCGGGTTTGCGGTTGTAGCCAACGAGATCAAGGAACTGGCCATGCAGACCGCCCGCGCAACAGAGGAAATCCGGGGCAAGATCCAGGGCATCCAGGGCGCGACCGGAATAACGGTTTCGGAAATCCAGCAGGTCAGTCAGGTCATCAACGAAGTGGACATCATCGTCGGCACCATCGCGGCCGCCGTCGAGGAGCAGTCCGTCACGACCCGCGACATCGCCGACAATGTCGGTCAGGCCTCCCAGGGCGTGCAGGAAGTGAACGAGAACGTGTCCCAGGCCGAGACCGTGACCGGCGACATCGCCCGGGAGGTCACCGCTGTAAGCGCTGCCTCGGGAGAAATCGCCCAATCGGCCGAGGCGGTGCAGGCCAGTTCCGAGAGCCTGAGCGGACTGGCCCGCGACCTCAATGCCATGGTCGGCAAATTCAAGATCTAA